The genomic DNA ATTGAGTATAATTTCTAAATCGTGTTCTTTTGTTTTGAAACCACCAGTGAAGGTTAACGCATGTTGAAGATATCAGTACTTACCGTTTCGATTTTAGCCCTAATCACTCTTGGCACAGGAGGATGTGCCAGCGTCACAGACGTGCAAAGCGTCCAAGGTAACCGTTGGATGCATGAGTTGGAAGGTGAACTTCTGGCAAAGCGCTACATGAGCGATTACGACCAAACGTTCGCTTACATCAGACGGCAGGTCGACGATCAGGACATCGTTGAGGCATGGACAGCAAATCCATACGACATGGAGGGGCCGTACAAGGTGGCGCAGATGCTGTACAGCCAGTACGACATCGAGAAAATGGACATCCTGGTGAACATGAACCTGAGTAACAAGTGAAGCAGAGACCGGCGATCTCTGTCCGGCACGCATAGCAATATGCGTGCTGATTTTTTTACATAAAGATCTACCTTATCGGTAAGCTAAAAATTTTATGAGCCTATAAGAATCGGTGGAGCTCACAACAAAAGCCGGAACGCATTCGCGTATCCGGCTGGCTGATTTGTGATGATGTACTAGCCTTTGCTCGAACCCATTTCGAGGAAAGACTAGTACATCATCACAAAAAGAAACTTCCTCGGCGCAAAGCGCCAACTCGCGCCTACGGCGCGGAATGTGGGGAGCCAAAATACCACGTCGCTTCGCGACGAATTGGGACGGGACGGGCGCGCCGAAGCGCGCGGATTTGTCTTTGTTTCGTATCTAAAAACTTTTATATGATCAAACCAAAATATTTTCTATACGCTCGCAAGAGCACTGAAGATGATGATAAGCAGGTGATGTCTATCGAGGCACAGTTGTTTGAGCTTCGTGAATTTGCGCGTAAAGAAAATCTTGAAATCCTAACGGAGTTTCAAGAGTCGAAAAGCGCAAAGACTCCTGGACGTGAGCAGTTTGCGGAAATGATGACGCGCATTGAAGCGGGAGAAGCACAGGGTATTCTCTCGTGGCACCCAGACCGTTTAGCCAGAAATAGTATCGATGGAGGGCGCGTCATTTATGCTGTCGATACTTCCAAGATATCGTCTTTGCGCTTTCCGACATTTTGGTTTGAACCCACCCCGCAAGGGCTCTTTATGTTGCAAGTGGCGTTCGGACAATCGAAATATTATTCAGACAATCTGACGCAGAATGTGAAGCGCGGGATGCGCCAAAAAGTTCGGCGAGGCGAGTGGCTCACCAAAGCTCCCTTTGGCTATGTGAACAATCCACGTACGAGAAATATCGAACCGCATCCAGTTCATAGCAAGATCATTGTGAAAGCGTTTGAGGAATACGCCAAAGGTGAGCATGGATTGGTTTCGCTCGCCGACTTTTTGGCGCTGCATGGAGTAACTACCCAGAAAGGAACGCCACTTGGCAAAGCTTCCATCAAACGAATGCTGACGAACCGAGCATATCTTGGATTTGTCCGTCATCATGGCGAATGGTTTGACGGAAGCTTTGCGCCAATTATTTCCCCGAAATTGTTTGAAGCCGTACAAAAAGTATTGTCGGCAAGAGAACGTCCTCGCAAGCGGAAAGTGAAGCATGACTTTCCCTTTGTTGGTATTTTTGAGTGCGGTGAGTGTGGGAGCATGTTCACGGCACAGTGGGCTACGGGCAAGTGCGGAGGAAAGTATCGGTATTATCGTTGTACCAAAAAGAAAGGGTCATGCTCCCAAGGATATGTGCGTGAGGACGTTCTCGCCGACCAAGTAAAGGAACAGCTTCAAACAATTTCGATTTGCGATGCATACACTGATTATATGCTCGACAAAGTCGAGGAAATGGAGAAAACAGAAAATACTGCATCGCAAAGCGGTGTCCAAAATCTTTCCGATAGAATCAAAGCCAGTGAGGCACGCATGGATAAGCTAGTCGGTGCATATCTTGATGGCGACATTCCGCGAGACATCTACACCAAGAAAAAAGACGAGATCATGCGTGCCACCCTTGCTTTGAAAGAGGAAAAGAAAGATTTTGCACACCAAGGAAATAATTGGGTCGAACCCCTGCGGGAGTGGATTTTAGATACGAAACAAGCCACCTTTTTATCCTCATCCGACAATTTCCCTGAAATTGCCTCCTTCGTCAAAAAAGTTGGAACGAACCCCTTGGTTCGTGACAAATCCGCGCGCTTCGGCGCGCCCGTCCCGTCCCAATTCGTCGCGAAGCGACGTGGTATTTTGGCTCCCCACATTCCGCGCCGTAGGCGCGAGTTGGCGCTTTGCGCCGAGGAAGTTTCTTTTTGTGACCCTACGGGGAATCGAACCCCGGTTTCATCCGTGAGAGGGATGTGTCCTAGCCGCTAGACGATAGGGTCAGTGTTTGTATTGTATCAGAACCTTGCGGGTTCGATTCCAAAGGAATCGGTCACACTAATTTAAGGCTTAAAATGAGGCCCACGTATGAAAAAATATAACACACAACACTCGTGCCATCAACACTCTCCTAAGCATACCCCGTGCGATTCAGAACAGTCCAGACTCTACGTTATACTTTGTCCCAACTTGATCATACTTAATCACCCTAATCCCAAAGGTTACAGCAAGAGTGTTTGGAAAGTAATTAGGCGTATTCCTCCTTCAATCACCCCTCATCGATGACTTTTCTATGTAGTCTTCTCAGGTGGTTGGGCTTGGGTCTGGGCCTGAGAAGACTACATGGAAAGGCATCTTTACTCACCCTTCCACTCACTTCCCTGCCTGACCAAGAGCTCATCGGCTCTCATCGGTTCTGCCATTACCTCTTCGACCACTTTTTCACATCGTACCGCTTGAGAACCCTTCACAAGTACCACGTCACCCGCTTCCAGAACCTTCTCAAGCTCTTTTCCCGCCTTTTGAGCATCATCAAAGGAAAACACCTTGCTCTCGCTCATGCCTGCGCTTAGTGCTCCTTCAGCGATTGCGCGCGCATCGACACCTACGGTAAACAGAGTATCGCAAAAACTTGCTGCTTGTTCTCCAACATTCATATGCGCTGTCTTAGAATGCTCTCCCAGCTCGCGCATGTCACCAAGCACAGCTATTCGATGGTTTGGAACCCGTATCTCCTTGAGTACACTCAACGCTTCCTGAACCGCGACCGGCGAAGCATTATACGAATCGTCGATTATAAGTGAATTTTTTATCCCACGCAAAAGATTCATTCTCCCTTGTGGAGGAGCGTGTTTGGCCAGCGCCTGTGCGATTGTGATCAGATTCATTTGCTGACTGACACCGACCGCAACCGCAGCAAGCACCGGATAGATGTGCTGAAGACCGAGCACTCCCTGAAGCATAACCGGCACTGAGCTGCCGTTTGTATTTGCTTTTACACTAACACCAGCGGGCATCTCTATCTTTTCCTGGCTCTGATACACCACCGACTCATGAGACGCAAAAACATGCGCTTGGCTGTGAAAACCGTAATATAAAACACTGCCATTCGCATGACGAGCAAAGTCCCGAACATCACTATCGTCATAGTTAAGTATTGCTACACCCTCCTTTTTCACGGCCCGGATAAGCTGGCTTTTTTCCTCGATCAGCTGTTCTCGTGAACGAAAGAATTCAATATGAACCGGCGTCTCACTGAGGCGTGTGACGATAGCTATATCTGGTTTGAGCCAGCGGGTAATTGAGCGAATATCTCCGGGCCGATCTGCTCCCACTTCAAGAACAAGCCATTCAGGATATGAGCCCGGAAACACGATCATCGTTGCCCCTTTGAAGATGGTTACGATCCAATGCAGTGGATTGCTCCAGCCACTAGAGCGACCAATGATCGTGAGTGGAACACCGATCTCGCTGTTATAACTTTTTTGACTTTTGCGGATGGTATATGTTGCCGAAAGAACTGTTGCAACAGCATCTTTGGTTGATGTTTTACCTACACTTCCGGTAACCGCTACGATCCGCGGCTGAAAACGGCGAAGAATAGCACGGGCTTCCCAGGTTATGATCTTTATAATAATACGTTTGAGTATTTGTTTCATAGTGCAGAATAGTAAAGCGAAGTTGTAAGGATAGAGCTATCGGTCAGGCGGAACTTCGTAATAATTTATTAAATAAGTTATCAGATCCATAAACGGGTCTGTCAGTGTTTGTGAAGCGTACTGGGTTCCTTGCGGTTCGATCGTGTACAGGAACACAAGAAACTTGGGGTCGTACGCGGGGGCATACCCGAAAAACGAGTGAAGGTATTTATTCTCATAGTAACCGCTACCGCCAACAATTGGGATCTGAGCTGTGCCGGTCTTTGCCGCTATTGAGTGGCGATCACGTGCATGTTCGCCACCAGCTAATGCTTCATCGACAACATTCACCAGCATCCTGGTAATAGTCTCTGACGTAGTTGGATCGATCACTTGTTCACCGACATCCGGCACCAGTGACGTTGACCCGCCAATATCATAAACGATCTTCCTGCCAACATGAGGTGTCACAAGGCGACCTCCATTTGCCAGAACAGCAAGGGCGCGTGTCGTACTGATCGGTGACATAGCGATTCCTTGCCCGTATGACGCAGTAGCAACTTCAATATCTCGAGCTGTTTCCAGGTTACTGATCAATCCGCTTGTCTCGCTTGGTAGATCAATTTTGGTTTTCTCGCCAAGTCCGAAGGCCCGCATTTTATTAGCAAACCTCTCAACATCTACTTGCTGAGCAACAAATGCTGATCCGGTATTAAGTGATTCATTGAGAACATCCTGCATTGACACAATACCTCGGCCAACACCGTCGTAGTTCTTTATTGTATATCCGCTTAATTCAAGAAATCCTTTGTCATTGTATGTAGTGTCAGGTGTGATTGCGCCGGCATCGAGCCCGATCGCCATAGTTATCGGTTTTATGATCGACCCCATTTCATGAACATTCTCGATAAGTGGATTCTTGAACATCGACTGATCTGTACCACTGCGATCGTTGGGATCATACGTTGGATCTACTGCCATCGCCAGTATCTGACCGGTTGCAGGATCCATAATAATGCCACCCGTCAAACGAGAATTCCAGGTATTCGATATCTTTTCTAGCTGACTTTCGAGAAGAGCCTGGACGTTCGGCTCAATACCGGTAACAATGCTACCTTGCTTTGCTGATCCTTGAAATATCGTGTCCTTCATATTTGAGAACACCTCGGCAAAGAAATTTACATGAAGCTGACTATTGCCGCGCCTTAAGACTTCTTCATAAAACCTCTCAAGTCCGTATTGACCGACGTTTTTACCGTCCTGATACCCTACGATCCCAAGCGTGTGAGCTGCCATTGAATCGCCCGGATAATGCCGCCATTTCTCCTTATAAAGCTGCACACCTTCAAGTGGCAGTTCATCGAGAGCATCAGCTGTTACTCTATCGAGACGTTTTGCTATCTCCTCGTAGGGATCATCTTCTTTGGCCGCCTTTTCTAAAAAAGATTCCTTTTCTATATCAATAATTGAACTCAGGAGTCTATAGGTCTCCTCAGGTCTACTGACTTGCTGAGGATTTAT from Candidatus Paceibacterota bacterium includes the following:
- the murF gene encoding UDP-N-acetylmuramoyl-tripeptide--D-alanyl-D-alanine ligase, producing the protein MKQILKRIIIKIITWEARAILRRFQPRIVAVTGSVGKTSTKDAVATVLSATYTIRKSQKSYNSEIGVPLTIIGRSSGWSNPLHWIVTIFKGATMIVFPGSYPEWLVLEVGADRPGDIRSITRWLKPDIAIVTRLSETPVHIEFFRSREQLIEEKSQLIRAVKKEGVAILNYDDSDVRDFARHANGSVLYYGFHSQAHVFASHESVVYQSQEKIEMPAGVSVKANTNGSSVPVMLQGVLGLQHIYPVLAAVAVGVSQQMNLITIAQALAKHAPPQGRMNLLRGIKNSLIIDDSYNASPVAVQEALSVLKEIRVPNHRIAVLGDMRELGEHSKTAHMNVGEQAASFCDTLFTVGVDARAIAEGALSAGMSESKVFSFDDAQKAGKELEKVLEAGDVVLVKGSQAVRCEKVVEEVMAEPMRADELLVRQGSEWKGE
- a CDS encoding penicillin-binding protein 2, whose protein sequence is MAVIGSTGRIRALLFLVILVGIGLVGKLYLVQIVNGAQYSEEADHQYVRPNHNLYNRGTIYFQPHDGEPLPAATLDSGFTVAINPQQVSRPEETYRLLSSIIDIEKESFLEKAAKEDDPYEEIAKRLDRVTADALDELPLEGVQLYKEKWRHYPGDSMAAHTLGIVGYQDGKNVGQYGLERFYEEVLRRGNSQLHVNFFAEVFSNMKDTIFQGSAKQGSIVTGIEPNVQALLESQLEKISNTWNSRLTGGIIMDPATGQILAMAVDPTYDPNDRSGTDQSMFKNPLIENVHEMGSIIKPITMAIGLDAGAITPDTTYNDKGFLELSGYTIKNYDGVGRGIVSMQDVLNESLNTGSAFVAQQVDVERFANKMRAFGLGEKTKIDLPSETSGLISNLETARDIEVATASYGQGIAMSPISTTRALAVLANGGRLVTPHVGRKIVYDIGGSTSLVPDVGEQVIDPTTSETITRMLVNVVDEALAGGEHARDRHSIAAKTGTAQIPIVGGSGYYENKYLHSFFGYAPAYDPKFLVFLYTIEPQGTQYASQTLTDPFMDLITYLINYYEVPPDR